A genomic window from Flavobacterium hankyongi includes:
- a CDS encoding alpha/beta fold hydrolase, translating to MSNLIKDGKYEYFEAGEGTPIIILHGLMGGLSNFDGVANYFPSKGYKVVIPQLPLYTQNILKTNVKSFAVYVKNFINYKGFNRVILLGNSLGGHIALYFTKMYPEKVCGLVITGSSGLYESAMGDSYPKRGDYEYIKKKAQDVFYNPDVATPEIIDDVYATVNDRIKLIKTLTIAKSAIRHNMAKDLPKMHVPTGIIWGKQDKVTPPDVAEEFHRLLPNSSLYWIDKCGHAAMMEHPDEFNKILEEWLETKAEHKV from the coding sequence GTGAGTAACTTAATAAAAGACGGTAAATACGAATATTTTGAGGCAGGTGAAGGAACACCGATTATTATCTTACACGGATTAATGGGCGGATTGAGTAATTTTGATGGAGTTGCTAATTATTTTCCAAGCAAAGGTTATAAAGTTGTAATTCCACAATTGCCTTTGTATACTCAAAATATTTTAAAAACTAATGTAAAGTCATTTGCAGTTTATGTAAAAAACTTTATCAATTACAAAGGGTTTAATCGAGTGATTCTTCTTGGAAATTCTCTTGGAGGCCATATTGCTTTATACTTCACAAAAATGTACCCTGAAAAAGTTTGCGGTTTAGTAATTACTGGAAGCTCTGGTTTATACGAAAGTGCCATGGGTGACAGTTATCCAAAACGTGGTGATTATGAGTACATAAAGAAAAAAGCACAAGATGTTTTTTACAATCCTGATGTAGCCACACCAGAAATTATTGACGACGTATACGCAACAGTAAACGATCGAATTAAGTTAATTAAAACACTTACGATTGCCAAAAGTGCAATTCGTCATAACATGGCCAAAGATTTACCTAAAATGCATGTCCCAACAGGCATTATTTGGGGAAAACAAGACAAAGTAACACCACCAGATGTAGCTGAAGAATTTCATAGATTATTACCAAATTCATCTTTATATTGGATAGACAAGTGTGGTCATGCAGCCATGATGGAACACCCAGATGAGTTTAATAAAATTTTAGAAGAATGGCTTGAAACAAAAGCCGAACACAAAGTATAA
- the yihA gene encoding ribosome biogenesis GTP-binding protein YihA/YsxC: MKVNTAEFIISNSDVSKCPLERLPEYAFIGRSNVGKSSLINMLTNHKNLAKTSARPGKTQLINHFKINSNWFLVDLPGYGYARVSKKTKEVFQKFITDYFEKREQLVCAFILIDIRHEAQKIDLEFINYLGEIEVPFCIIFTKADKISRVKIDQSIAAYRKSLLANNWEEMPPHFVTSSLEATGRESVLEYIDEINQQIFKSNDFL, translated from the coding sequence ATGAAAGTAAATACAGCCGAATTTATTATAAGTAATTCTGATGTAAGCAAATGTCCTTTAGAGCGTTTGCCAGAATATGCATTTATCGGGAGGTCAAATGTTGGCAAATCATCTTTAATCAACATGTTGACCAATCATAAAAATTTGGCAAAAACATCTGCAAGACCAGGTAAGACACAATTAATAAACCACTTTAAGATAAATAGCAATTGGTTTTTAGTTGATTTACCAGGTTATGGCTATGCACGTGTTTCTAAAAAAACAAAAGAAGTATTTCAAAAATTCATCACTGATTATTTTGAAAAAAGAGAGCAATTAGTTTGTGCTTTTATACTTATTGATATTCGTCATGAAGCTCAAAAAATAGACTTAGAATTCATCAATTATTTAGGAGAAATTGAGGTTCCTTTTTGTATTATTTTTACCAAAGCAGATAAAATTAGTCGTGTAAAAATTGACCAAAGTATAGCAGCTTATCGAAAATCATTATTGGCAAATAACTGGGAAGAAATGCCTCCTCATTTTGTTACCTCATCACTTGAGGCTACAGGACGAGAAAGCGTACTAGAATATATTGACGAAATTAATCAACAGATTTTTAAAAGTAATGACTTCCTTTAA
- the gldC gene encoding gliding motility protein GldC, translated as MAITKTSDIKFKISLDENHVPEKLHWTAKDGGVENEEAKAIMLNVWDSKAKETMRIDLWTKDMPVDEMKIFFHQTLVAMADTFQQATADEKMSDTMRDFCDYFAEKLDLKKE; from the coding sequence ATGGCAATAACTAAAACATCAGATATAAAATTTAAAATATCGTTAGATGAAAACCACGTTCCAGAAAAGCTACATTGGACAGCTAAAGATGGAGGTGTTGAAAATGAAGAGGCAAAAGCAATCATGCTTAATGTTTGGGATAGCAAAGCTAAAGAAACAATGCGTATCGATTTATGGACAAAGGATATGCCTGTAGATGAAATGAAAATTTTCTTTCATCAAACTTTAGTTGCCATGGCAGATACTTTTCAACAAGCAACTGCTGATGAGAAAATGAGTGATACCATGCGAGATTTTTGTGATTACTTCGCTGAAAAGCTTGATCTTAAAAAAGAATAA
- the gldB gene encoding gliding motility lipoprotein GldB, with amino-acid sequence MKKFLVFALIGIILTSCSKNDKIKSEAEDIPVSIEVDRYDKAFFETKPQDLNKLKSKYPFFFPPNVSDTAMVEKMTNPLWRELYKEVEKRYDNFDLEKEGIEDLFKYIKFYYPKTRTPKVVTLIHDMDPQYKAIYADSLVVISLEMYLGKNHKFYEYPEYVKKTFEPSQILPDIVQSFSYGKVKPPMERDFLSQLVYAGKQLYLKDILLPEYSDEDKICYTTDEIKWCEEHDVDVWRFFVEEKLLYSTDSKLIPKFIEPAPFSKFGLTNDNETPGRVGAWIGWQIVRAFMDNNDVPPQQMFLMDAKEIFQKSKYKPTK; translated from the coding sequence ATGAAGAAATTTCTAGTATTTGCTTTAATAGGCATTATTTTAACATCTTGTTCAAAAAACGACAAAATTAAATCAGAAGCCGAAGATATTCCTGTAAGTATAGAGGTAGATAGATATGACAAGGCTTTCTTTGAAACAAAACCTCAAGATCTAAATAAATTAAAATCAAAATATCCTTTCTTTTTTCCTCCTAATGTTTCAGATACAGCGATGGTCGAGAAAATGACTAATCCATTGTGGAGAGAACTTTATAAAGAAGTAGAAAAACGTTATGATAATTTTGATTTAGAAAAAGAAGGAATAGAAGATTTATTCAAATACATAAAATTCTATTATCCTAAAACAAGAACACCTAAAGTTGTGACTTTAATACATGATATGGATCCACAATACAAAGCTATCTATGCGGATAGTCTTGTAGTCATTTCATTAGAGATGTATTTGGGTAAGAATCACAAATTTTATGAGTATCCTGAATATGTAAAGAAAACTTTTGAACCATCTCAAATTTTGCCAGATATTGTTCAAAGCTTTTCTTATGGAAAGGTAAAGCCGCCAATGGAAAGAGATTTCCTGTCTCAATTAGTATATGCAGGAAAGCAACTGTATTTAAAAGATATTTTGTTGCCTGAATATTCAGATGAAGATAAGATATGTTATACAACTGATGAAATAAAGTGGTGTGAAGAGCATGATGTTGATGTTTGGCGATTTTTTGTAGAAGAAAAATTACTGTATAGTACAGATTCTAAATTGATTCCAAAATTTATTGAGCCTGCACCTTTTTCAAAATTCGGATTGACTAACGATAATGAAACTCCAGGACGTGTTGGAGCATGGATAGGATGGCAAATTGTGAGAGCTTTTATGGATAATAATGATGTGCCTCCGCAACAAATGTTCTTAATGGATGCGAAAGAAATATTTCAAAAATCTAAATATAAACCTACTAAGTAA
- the nadE gene encoding NAD(+) synthase — protein sequence MQKITQLDTEKVNLHIVNWLKAYAQNAKVNGFVVGISGGIDSALTSSLCAQTGLTTLCVEMPIHQAQSHVNRAQEHIAQLKKRFSNVSDTRVDLTPVFESIKNEIPTTNDEIKLNLSLANTRARLRMTTLYYLAGIHGLLVAGTGNKVEDFGIGFFTKYGDGGVDLSPIADLLKSEVRQLATYLEVPDSILKAAPTDGLFGDDRSDEDQLGASYEELEWAMTQLEQGKTVNDFEGREKIVFEIYKRLNTINQHKITPIPVCIIPEIYK from the coding sequence ATGCAAAAAATTACTCAGCTTGATACTGAAAAAGTTAACCTACATATCGTTAATTGGCTTAAGGCTTATGCTCAAAACGCAAAAGTTAACGGTTTTGTTGTGGGAATATCCGGCGGAATAGACTCGGCACTTACATCGAGTTTATGCGCTCAAACCGGACTTACTACTTTATGTGTTGAAATGCCAATACATCAAGCACAAAGCCACGTAAACAGAGCACAAGAACATATTGCTCAGCTAAAAAAGCGTTTTTCAAACGTGAGTGACACAAGAGTTGATTTAACCCCTGTATTTGAGAGCATAAAAAACGAAATTCCAACTACAAACGATGAAATAAAACTCAATTTATCGCTAGCTAACACAAGAGCACGTCTACGCATGACCACTTTATACTATCTTGCCGGAATCCACGGTCTTTTAGTTGCAGGAACAGGAAATAAAGTAGAAGACTTTGGCATTGGTTTTTTTACCAAATACGGCGATGGTGGAGTTGACCTTAGTCCAATTGCAGATTTATTAAAAAGTGAAGTGAGACAACTCGCAACTTACTTAGAAGTCCCTGATTCGATTTTGAAAGCAGCACCAACAGATGGCTTATTTGGTGATGACCGAAGCGACGAAGATCAACTTGGCGCAAGCTATGAAGAATTAGAATGGGCAATGACACAATTGGAACAAGGAAAAACCGTTAATGATTTTGAAGGTAGAGAGAAAATTGTATTTGAAATATACAAACGACTTAATACCATAAATCAACACAAAATAACCCCAATCCCAGTTTGTATAATACCTGAAATTTATAAGTAA
- a CDS encoding response regulator transcription factor → MVKLGLADNHPVVHYGIKSYFKEHADISLVGIVDNFDMVEEMLKRKDIDVLLMDLELQGLTSINLIKALLKDYPKVKIVLFSNLNEQIYAPNAIKAGVSSFVEKSEKLDVLASTIIKVNRGAVIFSDAVKKNMALISKQAKSERLYRKLSSREIEVLRYLSNGKKNKEVAEALNLNEKTISTYKLRLLAKLNVTNLVDLVNKAKTLEIV, encoded by the coding sequence ATGGTTAAATTAGGACTTGCCGACAACCACCCCGTGGTTCATTATGGCATAAAATCTTACTTTAAAGAACATGCTGACATTTCCTTAGTTGGAATAGTTGATAATTTTGATATGGTAGAGGAAATGCTAAAACGCAAGGATATTGATGTCCTTCTCATGGACTTAGAACTTCAAGGACTTACTAGCATAAATCTCATCAAAGCCTTATTAAAAGATTATCCTAAAGTAAAAATCGTTCTTTTTTCAAATCTTAACGAACAAATATATGCGCCAAACGCTATTAAAGCAGGTGTCTCATCATTTGTAGAAAAATCGGAAAAGCTTGATGTACTGGCTTCTACCATTATCAAGGTAAATAGAGGAGCAGTTATATTTAGTGATGCCGTTAAGAAAAACATGGCTCTAATTTCTAAGCAAGCCAAATCTGAAAGGCTATATAGAAAATTATCGAGTCGCGAAATTGAAGTTTTACGTTATTTATCTAACGGAAAGAAAAACAAAGAAGTTGCTGAAGCACTTAATTTGAATGAAAAAACAATTAGTACATACAAACTGCGCTTACTAGCAAAATTGAACGTTACTAATTTAGTGGACTTAGTAAACAAAGCAAAAACACTAGAAATAGTTTAA
- the dnaG gene encoding DNA primase, translating to MISKNTIDTVFETARVEEVIGDFVQLKRAGTNLKGLSPFSDEKSPSFMVSPVKQIWKDFSSGKGGNAVTFVMEHEHFSFPEAIRYLAKKYNIEIEETERTSEEMQEASEKESMYLVSEFAQKYFQSTMYNTDEGQAIGLSYFKERGFTAETIKNFGLGYSPETWDAFTKEALGQGYKLEYLEKVGLTISKDDKQFDRFKGRVMFPIQSMSGRVLGFGGRILTNDKKAAKYLNSPESDVYHKSKVLYGIYHAKQAIVKQDNCFLCEGYTDVIQMHQAGVENVVSSSGTALTSDQIRLINRLTKNITVLFDGDAAGLRASIRGIDLILEEGMNVKVCTFPEGEDPDSFARKTPQEELLRYLDENAKDFIQFKASLLMRDAKNDPIKKAELIRDMVISISKIPDRIKREIYIQECSRIMEISEDVLFNTLAQLVQKDISEANKKYVQEQKAFEVHKNESATVNSKVDIQYELEKKIIQILLLYGDFEEDFEDFLWKANDDGELKEVREVNKYKIFQRVYLSLQEDEVELATPIFQAIYNDLIAYYNQDKKFEIEQYLMQVTPELSQEVISILMADEKDVLHNWEAKQIYVKLKDQTVAQYVSETILSLRWFLVNKIIEEIKMSLSNSVESDNSEDLSMVMDYSKLINNFSVKLGRVMSRYS from the coding sequence ATGATTTCCAAAAATACAATCGATACTGTTTTTGAAACTGCCCGTGTAGAGGAGGTTATTGGTGATTTTGTACAACTTAAGCGTGCAGGAACTAATCTTAAGGGACTTAGTCCTTTTTCAGATGAAAAATCACCTTCATTTATGGTGTCTCCTGTAAAACAAATCTGGAAAGATTTTAGTTCAGGAAAAGGAGGGAATGCAGTTACATTTGTAATGGAGCATGAGCATTTTTCTTTTCCAGAAGCTATTCGATATTTAGCAAAAAAATACAATATTGAAATAGAGGAAACAGAAAGAACTTCAGAAGAAATGCAAGAAGCTTCAGAAAAAGAAAGTATGTATTTAGTTTCTGAATTTGCTCAAAAGTATTTTCAAAGTACAATGTACAATACTGATGAAGGTCAGGCTATAGGACTCTCATATTTTAAGGAAAGAGGATTCACCGCGGAAACAATTAAAAACTTTGGATTAGGATATTCACCTGAAACTTGGGATGCTTTCACAAAAGAAGCATTAGGGCAAGGGTATAAGTTGGAATATCTTGAAAAAGTTGGTCTTACTATTTCAAAAGACGATAAGCAATTTGATAGGTTTAAAGGAAGAGTTATGTTCCCCATACAAAGCATGTCGGGGCGTGTGTTGGGTTTTGGAGGTAGAATTTTAACCAACGATAAAAAAGCAGCGAAATATCTTAATTCACCAGAGAGTGATGTTTACCATAAAAGTAAAGTATTATATGGTATTTATCATGCTAAGCAAGCCATTGTTAAGCAAGATAACTGTTTCCTTTGTGAAGGATATACAGATGTTATTCAAATGCATCAGGCTGGAGTGGAAAATGTTGTGTCTTCTTCAGGGACAGCGCTAACTTCTGATCAAATCAGATTGATAAATAGACTTACAAAAAATATTACTGTTTTATTTGATGGAGATGCTGCTGGTCTTAGAGCTTCTATTCGCGGAATCGATTTGATTCTAGAAGAAGGAATGAACGTGAAAGTGTGTACATTTCCTGAAGGCGAAGACCCTGATAGTTTTGCCCGAAAAACTCCTCAAGAAGAACTACTTCGTTATTTAGACGAAAATGCTAAAGACTTTATTCAGTTCAAAGCATCACTTTTAATGAGAGATGCAAAAAATGATCCTATTAAAAAGGCCGAACTTATTAGAGATATGGTAATTAGTATCTCTAAAATTCCAGATAGAATTAAAAGAGAAATCTATATTCAGGAATGTTCCCGTATTATGGAAATTTCGGAAGATGTTCTTTTTAATACTTTAGCACAATTGGTTCAAAAAGATATTTCGGAAGCTAATAAAAAATACGTTCAAGAACAAAAAGCATTCGAAGTTCATAAAAATGAGTCTGCTACAGTCAATTCAAAAGTCGACATTCAGTATGAGCTTGAAAAAAAGATAATTCAAATTTTGCTATTATACGGTGATTTTGAAGAAGATTTTGAAGATTTCTTATGGAAGGCTAATGATGATGGAGAATTAAAAGAAGTAAGAGAGGTAAATAAGTATAAAATCTTTCAACGTGTATATTTGAGTTTACAGGAAGATGAGGTTGAATTGGCTACTCCTATATTTCAAGCTATATACAATGATTTAATTGCTTATTATAATCAAGATAAGAAATTTGAAATTGAGCAATATTTAATGCAGGTTACTCCAGAATTGTCTCAGGAAGTTATATCAATTTTAATGGCAGATGAAAAAGATGTATTACACAATTGGGAAGCAAAACAAATCTATGTAAAACTTAAAGACCAAACCGTTGCACAATATGTGAGTGAAACAATTTTATCACTACGATGGTTTTTGGTTAACAAAATAATTGAAGAAATAAAAATGTCACTCTCAAACAGTGTCGAAAGTGACAATTCAGAAGATCTTTCTATGGTAATGGACTACTCGAAGCTAATAAATAACTTTTCAGTAAAATTAGGAAGAGTAATGTCTCGCTACAGTTAA
- a CDS encoding RNA polymerase sigma factor, protein MKVVNLHHEEKKLIEHALNNNRHAQHQLYSQFAPKMLSVCRQYVKDLQQAEDVMITGFMKVFTNLKNFEHKGSFEGWIRKIMINESISFIRAKKEVKFMEDESFFEDSHNSIESQLLLDDIQFLIDNLPEGYKMVFNLYVIEGFKHQEIAQMLGITEGTSKSQLSRAREMLQTQIQRLKNYSYGTE, encoded by the coding sequence GTGAAAGTTGTCAATTTACATCACGAAGAAAAAAAATTAATAGAGCATGCGCTCAATAATAACCGGCATGCACAGCATCAGTTATATTCTCAGTTTGCGCCTAAAATGTTAAGTGTGTGCAGACAATATGTGAAAGATTTGCAACAGGCTGAAGATGTAATGATCACTGGCTTTATGAAAGTGTTTACAAATCTTAAAAATTTTGAACACAAAGGGAGCTTTGAAGGCTGGATTAGAAAGATAATGATAAACGAGAGTATTTCTTTTATAAGAGCAAAAAAGGAAGTGAAGTTCATGGAGGATGAATCTTTTTTTGAGGATAGTCATAATTCAATTGAAAGCCAATTGTTACTTGATGACATTCAATTTCTGATTGACAATTTGCCAGAAGGATATAAGATGGTGTTTAATTTATATGTGATTGAAGGATTTAAACATCAAGAAATAGCTCAAATGTTAGGAATTACAGAAGGAACTTCAAAATCACAATTATCAAGGGCAAGAGAAATGCTGCAAACCCAAATCCAAAGACTTAAAAATTATAGTTATGGGACCGAATAA
- a CDS encoding polyprenyl synthetase family protein: protein MDISSQIKKPILQEMELFEKKFHSSMSSKVALLNRITYYIVNRKGKQMRPMFVFLTAKMISGGEVLERTYRGALVIELIHTATLVHDDVVDDSNRRRGFFSINALWKNKIAVLVGDYLLSKGLLLSIDNGDFDLLKIISVAVREMSEGELLQIEKARRLDITEDIYYEIIRQKTATLIAACCSLAACSVKPDDAELVERMRKFGELIGMAFQIKDDLFDYTEEAIGKPTGIDIKEQKMTLPLIHVLNNCSSKEKNWLINSIKNHNKDKKRVKEVIAFVKDNNGLMYAEKKMVEFQQEALKLIESFPDSPYKDSLILMVNYVIERKK from the coding sequence ATGGATATTTCTTCGCAAATAAAAAAACCAATTCTTCAAGAGATGGAACTTTTTGAAAAAAAGTTCCACAGTTCGATGTCTTCAAAAGTTGCCTTACTAAATCGAATTACATATTATATTGTAAATCGTAAAGGAAAGCAAATGAGACCAATGTTTGTTTTTCTTACTGCAAAGATGATTTCTGGCGGGGAAGTTTTAGAAAGAACATATCGTGGAGCATTAGTTATTGAGTTAATTCATACAGCAACTTTAGTACATGATGATGTGGTTGATGATAGCAATCGTCGTCGCGGTTTCTTTTCAATAAATGCGTTGTGGAAAAATAAAATAGCAGTTCTTGTAGGTGATTATTTGCTTTCTAAAGGATTATTACTTTCAATCGATAATGGCGATTTTGACTTATTAAAGATTATTTCGGTTGCAGTTCGTGAAATGAGCGAAGGTGAATTGCTTCAAATAGAAAAAGCTCGCCGACTTGATATCACTGAAGATATTTATTACGAAATCATTCGCCAAAAAACGGCTACACTCATAGCTGCTTGTTGTTCACTTGCTGCATGTTCTGTAAAACCAGATGATGCAGAATTAGTAGAGCGTATGCGAAAATTTGGAGAGTTAATAGGAATGGCTTTTCAAATTAAAGATGATTTGTTTGATTATACCGAAGAGGCAATAGGAAAACCAACAGGAATTGATATTAAAGAACAAAAAATGACACTTCCATTGATTCATGTCCTGAATAATTGTTCTTCGAAAGAAAAAAACTGGTTAATCAATTCCATTAAGAATCATAATAAAGATAAAAAACGAGTTAAAGAAGTTATTGCTTTCGTAAAAGATAACAATGGACTGATGTATGCCGAGAAAAAAATGGTTGAATTCCAACAAGAAGCACTAAAACTTATAGAGTCATTCCCAGATTCCCCTTATAAAGATTCCCTTATTTTAATGGTAAATTATGTGATTGAAAGAAAAAAATAA
- the rlmN gene encoding 23S rRNA (adenine(2503)-C(2))-methyltransferase RlmN, with protein MQIEKKDIRALTKEQLRDFFVDNGDKAFRGNQVYEWLWNKGAHKFEDMTNVSKQTREMLEANFVINHIKVDQMQRSEDGTVKNAVRLHDGLVVESVLIPTETRTTACVSSQVGCSLDCNFCATARLKRMRNLEPGEIYDQVAAIDSESRLYYNRPLSNIVFMGMGEPLMNYPNVMKAIDKITSSEGLGMSPKRITVSTSGVSKMIKKMADDGVKFKLAVSLHSAVEEIRNQIMPFTKSFPLPELREALEYWYKNTKSKITYEYVVWKGINDDKKSIDALVKFCKHVPCKVNLIEYNPIDDGEFQQASEESINAYIKALEANDIVVKVRRSRGKDIDAACGQLANKEV; from the coding sequence ATGCAAATAGAAAAGAAAGATATACGCGCATTAACAAAAGAACAACTTCGTGATTTTTTTGTGGATAATGGAGATAAAGCATTTCGTGGTAATCAGGTATATGAATGGCTTTGGAATAAAGGAGCTCATAAATTTGAAGATATGACTAATGTTTCTAAGCAAACTAGGGAAATGTTAGAGGCTAATTTTGTAATCAATCATATAAAAGTTGATCAAATGCAGCGTAGTGAGGATGGTACCGTTAAAAATGCTGTTCGTTTGCACGATGGTTTGGTTGTAGAATCTGTTTTAATTCCTACCGAGACAAGAACTACTGCCTGTGTTTCAAGTCAGGTAGGTTGTAGCTTAGATTGTAATTTTTGTGCAACAGCAAGGTTGAAGCGTATGCGAAATCTTGAGCCCGGAGAAATATATGATCAAGTAGCAGCTATAGATTCTGAAAGTCGTTTGTATTACAATAGACCATTATCTAATATTGTATTCATGGGGATGGGAGAGCCTCTGATGAATTATCCTAATGTCATGAAAGCTATTGATAAAATTACATCATCAGAAGGATTAGGAATGTCGCCAAAACGTATCACAGTGTCTACATCTGGAGTTTCAAAGATGATTAAAAAGATGGCTGATGATGGGGTGAAGTTCAAATTGGCAGTTTCATTACACTCGGCAGTTGAAGAAATAAGAAATCAAATCATGCCTTTTACAAAAAGTTTTCCGTTGCCTGAATTGCGTGAAGCTTTAGAATATTGGTACAAAAATACTAAAAGTAAGATAACTTATGAATATGTGGTTTGGAAAGGAATTAATGATGATAAAAAATCAATTGATGCTTTAGTAAAATTTTGTAAACATGTGCCATGTAAGGTGAATTTGATAGAATACAATCCTATTGATGATGGAGAATTCCAACAGGCATCTGAAGAATCAATTAATGCATATATAAAGGCATTAGAAGCAAATGATATTGTTGTAAAAGTTAGACGTAGTCGAGGGAAAGACATCGATGCTGCTTGCGGACAATTAGCTAATAAAGAAGTATAA
- a CDS encoding NAD(P)H-dependent flavin oxidoreductase — protein sequence MSKPSLTEILGIKHPVIMAPMFLVSNTTMVIEGMKAGVAGCIPALNYRTLEELKAAIAELKAARVEGGSFGFNLIVNKSNIKYKDQLKVLCEEKVDFIITSLGSPEETIREAHKVGVKVFCDVTDLGFAKKVESLKADALIAVNNQAGGHRGEIGPEALIKLLNENTSLPVISAGGVGCKADLDKMIAAGAIGVSVGSLFIPSNEANVSQEYKQACVDYGAKDIVMTEKISGTPCTVINTPYVQKIGTKLNWLERFLNTNKRLKKWAKLIRFMIGNNAVTKAATQATYKTVWVAGPTIEYSKSIQPVYKIIESLVN from the coding sequence ATGTCAAAACCATCTTTAACAGAGATATTAGGTATAAAGCATCCAGTGATTATGGCACCAATGTTCTTGGTTTCTAATACCACTATGGTAATAGAGGGCATGAAAGCAGGAGTTGCTGGCTGTATTCCTGCATTAAACTACAGAACACTTGAAGAACTTAAAGCCGCAATTGCAGAGTTAAAAGCTGCGAGAGTAGAAGGAGGAAGTTTTGGTTTTAATTTAATAGTAAACAAATCAAACATTAAATATAAAGATCAACTAAAGGTTTTATGTGAAGAGAAAGTAGATTTTATCATCACATCATTAGGAAGTCCTGAAGAAACGATTCGTGAAGCTCACAAAGTTGGGGTTAAAGTCTTTTGTGATGTTACTGACTTAGGCTTTGCAAAAAAAGTAGAAAGCCTTAAAGCTGATGCTTTGATAGCAGTAAATAATCAAGCTGGTGGTCACCGTGGTGAAATAGGCCCAGAAGCTTTAATTAAATTACTTAATGAAAATACTTCTTTACCTGTAATTTCTGCTGGAGGTGTAGGATGCAAAGCAGATTTAGACAAAATGATTGCAGCAGGTGCTATTGGTGTCTCAGTAGGAAGTTTATTTATCCCTTCAAATGAAGCCAATGTATCACAAGAATACAAACAAGCCTGTGTAGATTATGGTGCAAAGGATATTGTCATGACCGAAAAAATTTCGGGCACACCTTGCACCGTTATCAATACCCCTTATGTTCAGAAAATTGGAACCAAATTAAACTGGTTAGAACGTTTTCTAAACACAAACAAACGCCTTAAAAAATGGGCAAAATTAATCCGTTTCATGATTGGAAACAATGCAGTTACGAAAGCCGCAACACAAGCTACCTACAAAACGGTTTGGGTTGCAGGTCCTACCATAGAATACTCCAAGTCTATCCAGCCTGTTTATAAAATAATTGAAAGTCTGGTTAACTAG
- a CDS encoding O-methyltransferase — MHFISEDLENYVANHSENEPDLLARLNKETHQKILQPRMLSGHFQGRVLSILSKLIRPKNILEVGTYTGYAALCLAEGLVENGELDTIDVNEELVDFQRKYFDQSQWATQIHQHLGNALDIIPTLNKTFDLVFIDADKENYINYFQMIVPLMNKGGVILSDNVLWSGKVLEEVKANDKSTKILLEYNKLLKDDPRVETVLLPIRDGLTVSRVL; from the coding sequence ATGCATTTCATTTCTGAAGATTTAGAAAACTACGTTGCTAATCATAGCGAAAACGAACCAGATTTATTAGCACGCCTAAATAAAGAAACTCATCAAAAAATTTTACAACCAAGGATGTTAAGTGGTCATTTTCAAGGGCGTGTATTAAGCATTCTTTCTAAATTAATTCGTCCAAAAAACATACTCGAAGTAGGCACTTACACAGGTTATGCGGCCTTATGTCTTGCAGAAGGATTGGTTGAAAATGGAGAACTAGATACGATTGACGTAAATGAAGAATTAGTTGACTTTCAAAGAAAATACTTTGATCAATCACAATGGGCAACTCAAATTCATCAACATTTAGGAAATGCATTGGATATTATCCCAACCTTAAACAAAACATTTGATTTAGTATTTATTGATGCTGATAAAGAAAATTATATCAATTATTTCCAGATGATAGTTCCTTTAATGAATAAAGGTGGTGTAATCTTATCTGATAATGTATTATGGAGTGGCAAAGTACTTGAAGAAGTAAAAGCCAATGATAAAAGCACTAAAATTCTTTTGGAATACAACAAACTACTTAAAGACGACCCAAGAGTAGAAACTGTTTTACTACCTATTCGAGACGGCTTAACCGTGAGCCGAGTTTTATAG